The nucleotide window GCCGTTGACTTCGGATGGTGTGTTCAATCTGGTGGTGTTTGGCGGCTCGCAAGGGGCGCGTTTTTTCTCCGAATATATGCCCGGTGCGCTTGGTCGCCTGCCGGAAGCCATGCGCGCCCGCATCAGGCTGGTGCAGCAGTGCCGCCCGGAAGACCTGATGAAGGTGAAGGTTGGCTATCGCGAACTGGGGCTTTCTGCAAAGCTGTCCCCTTTCTTTGCCGACATGCCTGCCCAGATCGCTGGTGCGCATCTGGTTGTCTGCCGGTCTGGGGCGTCTTCGGTCAGTGAACTGGCGGCGATTGGTCGCCCGTCCATTCTGGTGCCGCTGCCCGGTACGCTCGATCAGGACCAGCATGCCAACGCCAAGGTTCTGGAATCGGCTGGCGGTGCATGGGTTTTGCAGCAGCGCGGCATGCGGCCCAACGATATTTCCGATCTGCTTGAAGAGTTGATTGCCAATCCCGACAAGCTCACAGCCGCAGCTGCCGCTGCGCGGGGTGAGGGAAAGCTGGATGCTGCCGAAAGGCTGGCAGATCTGGTGGAAGAATTGGCCGGTGCTACAGGAGTTGCCCAATGAAGATGCCTCAGAATATTGGTCCGGTCCATTTCGTCGGGATCGGCGGGATCGGCATGTCCGGTATTGCGGAAGTGCTGCTCAAGCTCGGTTATACGGTGCAGGGTAGTGACATAGCCGAAGGGGGCAACGTGGTGCGGCTGCGCGAGCAGGGCATCAAGGTGATGGTTGGTCATGCTGCCGAGAATATCGGCGACGCTCAGGTCGTCGTGGTCTCCTCCGCCATCAAGGCGGATAATCCGGAACTGAAGGAAGCCCGTGCGCGGCTCCTGCCGGTGGTGCGCCGCGCCGAAATGCTGGCTGAGCTGATGCGTTTCAAGGAAGCCATCGCGATTGGCGGCACCCATGGCAAGACCACCACCACCTCGCTGGTCGCCGCCCTTCTGGACGCAGGCGGCATGGACCCGACGGTCATCAACGGCGGCATCATCAATGCCTATGGCACCAATGCCCGCATGGGGGATGGCGACTGGATGGTGGTGGAAGCCGACGAGAGCGACGGAACATTCGTCAAATTGCCCGCCGACATTGCCATTGTCACCAACATCGATCCGGAGCATCTGGACCACTATCACACCTATGATGCGGTCAAGGCTGCTTTCAAGGCCTTCGTCGAGAATGTGCCTTTCTACGGCTTTGCGGCCATGTGTCTTGACCATCCGGTGGTGCAGACCCTTGTCGGGCAGATCGAGGACCGGCGCATCGTGACCTATGGCACCAACCCCCAGGCCGACGTCCGCTACAAGGATTTGCGGTCAGACGGTGGTGTCAGTCGCTTCACCGTCGAGATCCGTGATCGGCGCAGCGGTGCCGTTGAGGAAATCTCCGGCCTGACGCTGCCGATGCCCGGCGAGCACAATGTTGCCAACGCGACCGCGGCGATTGCCGTGGCCCATGAGCTCGAGATTCCGGCTGAAGCCATTCGCAAGGGGCTTTCCTCCTTCGGCGGCGTCAAGCGCCGCTTCACGCGCGTGGGCAACTGGAACGGCATCGAGGTGATTGACGATTACGCTCATCATCCGGTTGAAATTGCCGCTGTCATGCGTGCAGCCCGTCAGGCTTCGCAGGGCAAGGTGATTGCCGTGATGCAGCCTCATCGTTATTCGCGCCTGCAGAACCATTTCGAGGACTTCTGCACCTGTATGAACATCGCCGACCATGTGCTGGTGGCCGATGTCTATCCGGCCGGTGAAAAGCCGATTGAAGGGGTCAATGCCGAAGCGTTGGTGGAAGGGCTGAAGAGCCACGGCCACCGTAACGCAGCCCTGCTCGGGCCGTCCGAAGGCTTGGCTCAGCGTATTCGTGATGTTGCGGCTCCGGGCGATTATGTGGTCTGCCTTGGTGCAGGCAGCATCACCACCTGGGCCAACGGTCTTGCCGGAGCTCTCAAGGCGCTGGCCGGTGAAGAGGCCTGATGATGTTTGCAGATCTGCTTGAGGAGCTGGGAGACTGGACGGGCAAGGTGCGCGGACGCCTGTCGAGCAACTTCGATATCGCCGGGTTCACCTGGTTTCGGGTGGGCGGGCCTGCCCAGTTGTTCTTCAATCCGGCTGACGAAGCGGATCTGTCCTATTTCCTCAAGCATCTGCCCGAAGATATCCCGGTCACGACGATCGGGCTTGGCTCTAACCTGCTGGTGCGCGATGGCGGTATCGAAGGGGTGGTCATCCGCCTGTCGGGCAAGGTCTTCAGCTCTGCCGAGGTCGATGACGATTATGTCGTTCGAGTAGGCGCGGCGATGCCGGACATGCGCTTTGCCCAGCAGATGGCACGGCAGGGGGTTGGCGGCTTTGCCTTCTACAAGGGCATTCCCGGCTCGATCGGCGGGGCCTTGCGGATGAATGCCGGGGCGCATGGCGACGAGACCAAACGCCGCCTTCTGGGCGCACGTGCAATGGACCGTCAGGGAAACATTCACAAATTGACACCTGACGATCTTGGCCATGGCTACCGCTCCTGTTCGGTGCCTTCCGACTATATCTTTACCGAGGCGACCTATCAGGGCGAAGCCGGTGATCCGGATGCACTGAAGGCCGAGATGGACGAGGTTTCTGCCTATCGCGAGGAAAACCAGCCAACCAAGGAGCGGACCGGCGGCTCGACCTTCCGCAACCCTGATGGCATGAGTGCATGGAAGCTGGTGGACGAGGCCGGGTTCCGTGGCTTCAGTCTGGGCGGCGCGCAGGTTTCACCCAAGCACACCAATTTTCTCATCAATACCGGCGATGCAACAGCCGACGACATCGAACGGCTTGGCGAAACGATTCGCCAGAAGGTGCGGGCGATGACCGGGGTTTCCCTACACTGGGAGATCAAGCGCATCGGTGCCTTTGCCGAGGGCAAGACGATCACGCCTTTTCTTGATTGACGAGGCCCCGAAAGGGGACACGAGAGCGGATAGCGGAGGGGACATGGACGATCTGCACAAGGAAAGCGAGACGCTGTCATCCCTCAGTGACAAGATCGCAAGGGTCTCCGATATCTATGCCGAGCGGTTCGCTATCGAGCGTGACGACCTCTGGCACCTTTGCAAGCTTTCCGAAGAACTGGGCGAACTGCATTCCGCATTCCTCAGCCTCTCGAGGCGCGGCCGGGATCGCGGCAAGAGCGAAGCGGAGCTCGCGCTCGACGTGGAACAGGAGCTGGCCGACCTGTTTGCCCATCTTTTGCTGTTCGCAAAACACAGAAACATTAACATCGAGCAGGCCCTGCAGACCAAATGGTTTCGCTATCTTTCCTGAAAGTCTGAATAATCCCCTTGCGAAAGAAATCGGGAATTTCAGTCAATTCAAGGGTTTGCCTCCATTTCCCCGTTCTTCTTCTGCTTCTGACGACGATAAGTGATTCTTGCTTATGATTTGTTAGGGATTTTTAACCATAACTATAGGGATCAAGTGCAAATTGCATGACCTGCAAGAGTGCCATCCTCTGGCCTCTGTGTCGTGCAAGGGTTCCGGCCAGAAATGTGGTTTTCCCGCACGGGATTTATTCTGGCAAAAGAGGTTTGGTTAATGGCAAAGCATGTTGCAGTGTTGATGGGTGGGTGGTCATCGGAGCGTCCGGTTTCGCTGAGTTCCGGAAAAGACTGTGCCGATGCACTCGAATCTGCCGGGTACAAGGTGACCCGCATCGATGTCCAGAGAGACATATCCACCGTTTTGTCCGAGCTGAAACCTGATGTTGCATTCAATGCCCTGCACGGCCCGTTCGGTGAAGACGGCTGCATTCAGGGTATGCTCGAAGTTCTCGGTATTCCTTATACGCACAGTGGCGTGCTTGCCTCTTCCTTGGCTATGAACAAGGAAAAAGCCAAGGATATCATGCGTGCTGCCGGAATCCCGGTGGCCGAATCCCGCGTTGTTCATCGGCTGGAAGCTGCCAAATCCCATATCCTGCCGCCGCCTTACGTGATCAAGCCGGTCAATGAAGGGTCGAGCTTCGGCGTGCTGATTGTTGGCGCGGATCAACAGCATCCTCCACAGGAACTTTATTCAAGTGATTGGCCCTATGGCGATCTGGTGATGGTGGAACGCTATGTCGGCGGCCGCGATCTGACATGCGCGGCCATGGGCGACCGGGCGCTGGATATCATCGATATCATCTCCAACAACAATACCTTCTATGACTACGACGCCAAGTATGCTCCGGGTGGCTCGACGCATATTTTGCCGGCCGATCTTAAACCGAATATTTACCAATATATTCAATCGTTAACCATAAAGGCTCATCAGGCGCTCGGTTGCAGGGGCATTTCCCGCGCTGATTTTCGCTATGACGAGACCGCTGGAGAGGATGGCGACCTCATCTGTCTGGAAGTCAACACCCAGCCAGGCATGACGCCGACATCTCTGGTGCCTGACATGGCAAGACATGCAGGCATGGAATTTGAAGAACTGGTCAGTTGGATGGTGGAGGACGCTTCGTGCGACCGATAAAGGGCAGACAGAAGGATGACAGGACGGTGTCCGGTGGCGCTCGCAGAAAGAGCGCTGCACAGGATCCCCGCGCCTATGCCTATGAGCAGCGTCGCCTGCCTTTCTACCGCCGGATCATTCCACTGGCAGAGGCCTGGATCCCGCGCGGGTTTGGCTGGGGGCTCAGCGTCGGCTTTCTCGGCGTGACCATTCTCTATGGTGCCTCGATTGGTGGCGAGAACCAGACGACGCTGGAAAAGGCCTCGTCGGTGTTCGGGCTCAAGGTCGAGGCTGTGTTGATCTCCGGTCAGAAGGAAGTGTCCGAGGCTGATATCCTGCGCGTGCTCGGCATCAACGAGGACAGTTCGCTGCTGACCTTCGATGCCTATGATGCCCGCAAGAAGCTGGAAAGCATGAGCTGGATTGCCGAGGCGCAGGTCCAGAAGCTCTATCCGAACAAGCTTCAGGTGGTGATTCGCGAGCAGAAGCCCTTTGCGCTTTGGCAGCGCGGGGAATATGTCTCCGTCATTGCCTATGACGGTTCGGTGCTGACTGATCACATCGATCCCGAGTTTGCCAAGCTGCCACTGGTCGTTGGCCATGGGGCGCAGCGGCAGGCTGCGGCGATGTTCGAGCTGCTGGCGCAGTTCCCTTCCATCGCGCGCAAGACACGGGCTGTGGTCTATGTCTCCGAACGGCGCTGGGATCTCTATTTCAAGAATGGCGTTCAGGCCAAGCTGCCGGAAGTGGGCGTGGCTGACGCACTGGAAAAACTGCTTGCCTTCGATGAGAAGGGGGCGCTTTCCCGTAAGGACATAACAACAGTTGACATGCGTCTTGCCGACAGGACGTTCGTTCGCATGAGCAAGGATGCTGCTGCCAAGCGTCGCGCGGCGCTGCGCACGCTGGGGGCAGACATTCCTCGGGAGGTGGAAACATGATCGGTTCTCCCTGGGGTAAACGGGATTCACGCGGACGTGGTCTCATTCACAAGCGGTCGCAGATCATCACCATTCTTGATGTGGGGTCGACCAAGATCTGCTGCATGATTGCACGTCTCGTGCCGCGGCCACAGAGCGAGGCGCTGCCGCATCGCACCCACACCGTTCAGGTGCTCGGGTTTGGGCTGCATCAGGCGCGTGGCATCAAGTCCGGCGTTGTCATCGATCTGGATCAGGCGGAAAATTCCATCCGTCTTGCCGTCGGCGCCGCCGAGACGCAGGCCGACATGACAGTACAGTCCCTGATCGTCAACGTGTCCTGTGGGCGCATTCATAGCGATACCCTCAGTGCATCTGTGTCCCTGAGTGGCCATGAGGTGGACGAGGTCGATATTCGCCGGGTGCTGCAGGCAGGGGCCAGCCATTTGCTGACGATGGACCGCACGGTGGTCCATTCCATGCCGATCGGCTATTCGCTTGATGGCGGCAAGGGGATCCGTGATCCGCGCGGCATGATTGGCGATGATCTGGCCGTTGACATGCATGTGGTCACGGCGCAGACGGCGCCCTTGAAGAATCTGGAACTGTGCATCAACCGCTGCCATCTCGATGTGGCGGCAATGGTTGCCACGCCTTACGCTTCGGGCCTTTCCTGTCTGGTGGATGATGAATCCGAACTCGGGGTTGCCTGTGTCGATCTTGGCGGCGGGACGACGTCGATCTCGATTTTCGTGAACGGCCAGTTTGTCCATTCCGATGCCATCGCCATGGGCGGGCATCATGTGACCATGGATCTGGCGCGCGGTCTTTCGACCCGCCTTGCCGATGCGGAACGGATCAAGACTCTTTACGGCAGCGCACTTCTGTCGCTGTCAGATGATCAGGAACTGGTTGCCGTGCCGCCTGTTGGCGACGATGACCGGGATCTGCTCAATCAGGTTCCCAAGGCCTCGCTGACGCGGATCATCAAGCCGCGCGTCGAGGAAATCTTGGAAGTCGTCCGTGACCGGATCGAGGCTTCAGGCTTTTCCGGCCATGTGGGGCGGCGGGTGGTGCTGACCGGTGGTGGCAGCCAGCTTACGGGCATGGCCGAAACTGCAAGGCGCATCATGGGACGGAATGTGCGATTGGGGCGTCCACTGGGCGTTGCCGGGTTGCCGGATATCGGAAAGGGACCTGCTTTTGCTACGGCGGTCGGCTTGATGATCTATCCGCAGGTTGCCCAGATCGAACAGTTTGAGAAAGTGTCGATCAAGCAAGCGATCAATGGAAGCAGCGGTCCCTTCGGGATTGTCAGGCGCTGGTTTGCGGAAAGCTTCTGATTTCGATTGGATAGTGTTGTGAAACACTTGTGAATCGTTGATCGGAATCAAAGGCTTGAGGTATATTGGACGGAATGATTCGTCCTGCTGCCTCACTCGACGGGAATAAAAGAGAGTAATTGGAGCAGTATGAGTTTGCGTGGCTCCACAGTTAGGCGGATTGAGATCGGTAGCAATTCGATCCATGCAGTGAGATGAGGGTACTATGACCATCAATTTGAAGATGCCCGATATTACCGAATTGAAACCGAGAATCACGGTCTTCGGTGTCGGTGGTGCAGGCGGAAACGCAGTGAACAACATGATCGAGACCGGTTTGCTGGGTGTCGATTTTGTGGTGGCAAACACGGATGCACAGGCGCTGACCCTGTCCAGGGCTGAACGCATTGTCCAGATGGGCGTTGCTGTCACCGAAGGACTGGGCGCTGGCTCCCAGCCCGAAGTCGGGCGTGCTGCTGCCGAAGAAGTGATCGACGAAATCAACGATCATCTCGATGGCTCGCATATGGTTTTCATCACCGCAGGCATGGGCGGTGGTACCGGCACAGGGGCCGCTCCGGTTATTGCGCGCGCTGCCCGTGAGCAGGGTATACTGACGGTAGGTGTGGTTACCAAACCGTTCCATTTCGAAGGCCAGCGCCGCATGCGTCTTGCCGAAGCCGGGATTGAAGAACTGCAGAAGAATGTCGACACCCTGATCGTCATTCCGAACCAGAACCTGTTCCGCATTGCCAACGAGAAGACCACCTTTGCTGATGCCTTCTCCATGGCTGACGAAGTCCTTTATTCCGGTGTTGCCTGCATTACCGATCTGATGGTCAAGGAAGGTCTCATCAACCTCGACTTTGCCGATGTGCGTTCGGTCATGCGCGCTATGGGCAAGGCGATGATGGGAACCGGCGAAGCTTCCGGCGATGGCCGCGCTCTTGCCGCAGCTGAAGCTGCCATTGCCAATCCGCTGCTTGATGATATCTCGATGAAAGGTGCTCAGGGCCTGCTCATCTCCATCACCGGTGGCAAGGACCTGACCCTGTTTGAAGTCGATGAAGCTGCGACCCGCATCCGTGAGGAAGTGGACGAAGACGCCAACATCATCCTTGGCGCCACCTTCGACGAAAACATGGAAGGCATGATCCGCGTGTCTGTCGTGGCAACCGGCATCGATCAGATCCTGACCGAGACTGTTGTTCCTGCCGACCAGCGCATGAAAGAGCTGACGGATCGTCTGCGCAATGTTACTGCGCCTGCTCCGGAAGTCGCTCACAAGGAAGTTCCTGCTCAGGCTCAGGTGAAAGCACAGGCTGAACCTGTTCAGATCCCTGCAGCAGCCAAGCCTGTCGAAGGCTTCTCGACCGACTTTGAAAAGCGCGAACAGCCCGTTTCCCGTCCTTCCGAGCAGGATCCCGCCGTTTCCATCGCTCCCTTCAAGCCGGAAGCTGCCAGAGAACCGATCGTAGAAGAAGAGTTTGAAGCCCCGAAGGCTGTTCAGGAATCCACCGTTGATGCGGCAACGCCGTTCATCCCGCCTGCAGCGGAAGTTCCGGAAAATCTGCATCGCCCGATGCCGACCGTTGATGAACTGCCTCCGATGATCCAGCGTGAACTTGCTGCCCTGCGTAACAGGGAAGAGCATGATCACCACGAAGACGATACCCGTCCGATGAGCCTGCTGAAGCGCCTTGCTGCAGTTGGTCTTGGCCGTCGAGAAGAGGAATTCGATGGTCATCAGCAGGACGCCTACCATGCACAGCCCGCTCCGCAGGCTCGCATGGCGCCTCAGGCTCCGCAGCACCAGCATCATGGCCATCAGCAGGAAATGCCTGTCATGCCACGGATGAACGCTCCTGCATCACCGCAGGCTCCGATGTCTTCCATGAGCGGCATGCCGGCTTCCGGGTCTCCGCTGAATGAGTTTGCTCCTCGTCCTCAGCAGCAGCGCCCGATGCCGAACGCCGGTTATCAGCCGCAGCAGGGCCAGCTGGATGCTCAGGGACGCATGGTTTCAACCCCTGTTCAGCAGCCCCAGAGAATCAGTGAAGAAGACCAGGTTGAAATTCCTGCATTCCTGCGTCGCCAGTCCAGGTAACTGTTTGTTACAAGGCGATAATATTTCAAGTTATCAAAAGGCCGGCGTTTCTTGAACGCCGGCCTTAAGTTTTTGTAATATTGTGTTTTTATTGAATTTCCGTCGGTCTCGTCCCGGCACGGGAAATCCGTAACAATGGGTAAGAAAGCGTGATTTGGTAAACAGAAGTCTGCCACGGTATGTTGACTTCGAAATAGATGCGAGGCGTATCAATATTTGCCGTACGGGTGGTGCCAACCAAGCGC belongs to uncultured Cohaesibacter sp. and includes:
- the murG gene encoding undecaprenyldiphospho-muramoylpentapeptide beta-N-acetylglucosaminyltransferase, with the protein product MTKTVLLTAGGTGGHLFPAQALAHALIERGWKVHLATDGRATQYGQDFPAETIQIIPSATPSVKNPLKMAKAALKLARGYMVARKVIKTLKPDVVVGFGGYPTVPPMLAARSLGVPSCLHEQNGVMGRANRFLGKGASAIAASFPILKGTEGLEDKVRLTGNPVRPAVAEAAKLPYAPLTSDGVFNLVVFGGSQGARFFSEYMPGALGRLPEAMRARIRLVQQCRPEDLMKVKVGYRELGLSAKLSPFFADMPAQIAGAHLVVCRSGASSVSELAAIGRPSILVPLPGTLDQDQHANAKVLESAGGAWVLQQRGMRPNDISDLLEELIANPDKLTAAAAAARGEGKLDAAERLADLVEELAGATGVAQ
- the murC gene encoding UDP-N-acetylmuramate--L-alanine ligase; the encoded protein is MKMPQNIGPVHFVGIGGIGMSGIAEVLLKLGYTVQGSDIAEGGNVVRLREQGIKVMVGHAAENIGDAQVVVVSSAIKADNPELKEARARLLPVVRRAEMLAELMRFKEAIAIGGTHGKTTTTSLVAALLDAGGMDPTVINGGIINAYGTNARMGDGDWMVVEADESDGTFVKLPADIAIVTNIDPEHLDHYHTYDAVKAAFKAFVENVPFYGFAAMCLDHPVVQTLVGQIEDRRIVTYGTNPQADVRYKDLRSDGGVSRFTVEIRDRRSGAVEEISGLTLPMPGEHNVANATAAIAVAHELEIPAEAIRKGLSSFGGVKRRFTRVGNWNGIEVIDDYAHHPVEIAAVMRAARQASQGKVIAVMQPHRYSRLQNHFEDFCTCMNIADHVLVADVYPAGEKPIEGVNAEALVEGLKSHGHRNAALLGPSEGLAQRIRDVAAPGDYVVCLGAGSITTWANGLAGALKALAGEEA
- the murB gene encoding UDP-N-acetylmuramate dehydrogenase, with the translated sequence MMFADLLEELGDWTGKVRGRLSSNFDIAGFTWFRVGGPAQLFFNPADEADLSYFLKHLPEDIPVTTIGLGSNLLVRDGGIEGVVIRLSGKVFSSAEVDDDYVVRVGAAMPDMRFAQQMARQGVGGFAFYKGIPGSIGGALRMNAGAHGDETKRRLLGARAMDRQGNIHKLTPDDLGHGYRSCSVPSDYIFTEATYQGEAGDPDALKAEMDEVSAYREENQPTKERTGGSTFRNPDGMSAWKLVDEAGFRGFSLGGAQVSPKHTNFLINTGDATADDIERLGETIRQKVRAMTGVSLHWEIKRIGAFAEGKTITPFLD
- a CDS encoding D-alanine--D-alanine ligase, which gives rise to MAKHVAVLMGGWSSERPVSLSSGKDCADALESAGYKVTRIDVQRDISTVLSELKPDVAFNALHGPFGEDGCIQGMLEVLGIPYTHSGVLASSLAMNKEKAKDIMRAAGIPVAESRVVHRLEAAKSHILPPPYVIKPVNEGSSFGVLIVGADQQHPPQELYSSDWPYGDLVMVERYVGGRDLTCAAMGDRALDIIDIISNNNTFYDYDAKYAPGGSTHILPADLKPNIYQYIQSLTIKAHQALGCRGISRADFRYDETAGEDGDLICLEVNTQPGMTPTSLVPDMARHAGMEFEELVSWMVEDASCDR
- a CDS encoding FtsQ-type POTRA domain-containing protein, whose translation is MRPIKGRQKDDRTVSGGARRKSAAQDPRAYAYEQRRLPFYRRIIPLAEAWIPRGFGWGLSVGFLGVTILYGASIGGENQTTLEKASSVFGLKVEAVLISGQKEVSEADILRVLGINEDSSLLTFDAYDARKKLESMSWIAEAQVQKLYPNKLQVVIREQKPFALWQRGEYVSVIAYDGSVLTDHIDPEFAKLPLVVGHGAQRQAAAMFELLAQFPSIARKTRAVVYVSERRWDLYFKNGVQAKLPEVGVADALEKLLAFDEKGALSRKDITTVDMRLADRTFVRMSKDAAAKRRAALRTLGADIPREVET
- the ftsA gene encoding cell division protein FtsA; its protein translation is MIGSPWGKRDSRGRGLIHKRSQIITILDVGSTKICCMIARLVPRPQSEALPHRTHTVQVLGFGLHQARGIKSGVVIDLDQAENSIRLAVGAAETQADMTVQSLIVNVSCGRIHSDTLSASVSLSGHEVDEVDIRRVLQAGASHLLTMDRTVVHSMPIGYSLDGGKGIRDPRGMIGDDLAVDMHVVTAQTAPLKNLELCINRCHLDVAAMVATPYASGLSCLVDDESELGVACVDLGGGTTSISIFVNGQFVHSDAIAMGGHHVTMDLARGLSTRLADAERIKTLYGSALLSLSDDQELVAVPPVGDDDRDLLNQVPKASLTRIIKPRVEEILEVVRDRIEASGFSGHVGRRVVLTGGGSQLTGMAETARRIMGRNVRLGRPLGVAGLPDIGKGPAFATAVGLMIYPQVAQIEQFEKVSIKQAINGSSGPFGIVRRWFAESF
- the ftsZ gene encoding cell division protein FtsZ, whose protein sequence is MTINLKMPDITELKPRITVFGVGGAGGNAVNNMIETGLLGVDFVVANTDAQALTLSRAERIVQMGVAVTEGLGAGSQPEVGRAAAEEVIDEINDHLDGSHMVFITAGMGGGTGTGAAPVIARAAREQGILTVGVVTKPFHFEGQRRMRLAEAGIEELQKNVDTLIVIPNQNLFRIANEKTTFADAFSMADEVLYSGVACITDLMVKEGLINLDFADVRSVMRAMGKAMMGTGEASGDGRALAAAEAAIANPLLDDISMKGAQGLLISITGGKDLTLFEVDEAATRIREEVDEDANIILGATFDENMEGMIRVSVVATGIDQILTETVVPADQRMKELTDRLRNVTAPAPEVAHKEVPAQAQVKAQAEPVQIPAAAKPVEGFSTDFEKREQPVSRPSEQDPAVSIAPFKPEAAREPIVEEEFEAPKAVQESTVDAATPFIPPAAEVPENLHRPMPTVDELPPMIQRELAALRNREEHDHHEDDTRPMSLLKRLAAVGLGRREEEFDGHQQDAYHAQPAPQARMAPQAPQHQHHGHQQEMPVMPRMNAPASPQAPMSSMSGMPASGSPLNEFAPRPQQQRPMPNAGYQPQQGQLDAQGRMVSTPVQQPQRISEEDQVEIPAFLRRQSR